TTAATCCAAATCAGGAGAAGATATGCTTAGAACTGAGATAGAGTTTTCATCCATTCTGTCCTGTAAGTATTTTGCGTATTCTGGAGACACAGGAAGAGATCAATCTATATATCCCTAAGCTGAATTATGGTAGGCAAAATTCTTCCACTTAGTGCATCAATTTCTTATTTGTGTAATAAGAAAATTGGGAAAGCGATCTTCAATATGCTTACCAAGCTGTGATTCCAAATATTAGGTGAATACACTTACAAAGGAGGATGTTTTTAGTAGCAATTTGTACTGATGGTATGGGGCCAAGAGATATGTCTTAGAGGGAGGGCTGAGGGTTTGAAGTCCAACTCCTAAGCCAGTGCCAGAAGAGCCAAGGACAGGTATGGCTGTCATCACTTAGACCTCACCCTGTGGAGCCACACCCTACAGTTGGCCAATCTACTCCCAGGAGCAGGGAGGGCAGGAGCCAGGGCTGGGCATAAAAGTCAGGGCAGAGCCATCTGTTGCTTACACTTGCTTCTGACACGACTGTGTTCACGAGCAACCTCAAACAGACACCATGGTGCATCTGACTCCTGAGGAGAAGAATGCCGTTACCACCCTGTGGGGCAAAGTGAACGTGGATGAAGTTGGTGGTGAGGCCCTGGGCAGGTTGGTATCAAGGTTACAAGACATGCTTAAGGAGGCAAATAGAAGCTGGGCATGTGGAGATAGAGAAGACCCTTGGGCTTCTGATAGGCACTGACTCTCTCTGCCTATTGGGCTATTTTCCCACCCTTAGGTTGCTGGTGGTCTACCCTTGGACCCAGAGGTTCTTTGATTCCTTTGGGGATCTGTCCTCTCCTGCTGCTGTTATGGGCAACCCTAAGGTGAAGGCTCATGGCAAGAAAGTGCTTGGTGCCTTTAGTGATGGCCTGAATCACCTGGACAACCTCAAGGGCACCTTTGCCCAGCTCAGTGAGCTGCACTGTGACAAGCTGCATGTGGATCCTGAGAACTTCAAGGTGAGTCTATGGGACCCTTGatgttttctttccccttcttttctaTGATTAACTTCATGTCATAGGAAGAGGATAAGTATCAGGGTACAGTTTAGAATGGGGAAGAGACAAATGATTGAATCAGTGTGGAACTCTCAGGATCATTTAGTGTCTTTTATTTGCTGTTTAtaacaattgttttcttttgtgtttaattcctgctttcttttttttcttctccacaatttttattattatacttaatgtCTTAATGCTGTGTAtaacaaaaggaaatatctttgaGATACAttaagtaacttaaaaaaaacagCTTACACGGTCTGCCTAGTACACTACTATTTGGAATATATGTGTGGTTATTTGCATATTCATAATCTacctactttattttctttctttttaattaatacataatcattatacatatttattggtTAAAGCATAATGTTTTAATATGTATACACATTGCATATTGACCAAATCAGGgtaattttgcttttgtaattttttaaaatacttcttgttttaatatacttttttgtttattttatttctaatacttCCCCTAATCTCTTTCTTTCAAGGCAATAACCATACAATGTATCATGCTTCTTTGCACCATTCTAAAGAATAACAGTGATAATTTCTGGGTTAAGGCAATAGCAATATTTCTGCATTTAAGTAGAATATTTCTGCATATAAATTGTAACTGATGTAAGAGGTTTCATATTGCTAATAGCAGCTATAATCCAGTgatcattttgcttttattttatggttGAGATAAGGCTGGATTATTCTGAGTCCAAGCTAGGCCCTTTTGCTAATCATGTTCATATCTCTTGTCTCCCTCCCACAGCTCCTGGGCAACGTGCTGGTGTGTGTGCTGGCCCATCACTTTGGCAAAGAATTCACCCCGCAAGTGCAGGCTGCCTATCAGAAAGTGGT
The sequence above is a segment of the Theropithecus gelada isolate Dixy chromosome 14, Tgel_1.0, whole genome shotgun sequence genome. Coding sequences within it:
- the LOC112607021 gene encoding hemoglobin subunit beta isoform X2, with translation MVHLTPEEKNAVTTLWGKVNVDEVGGEALGRLLVVYPWTQRFFDSFGDLSSPAAVMGNPKVKAHGKKVLGAFSDGLNHLDNLKGTFAQLSELHCDKLHVDPENFKLLGNVLVCVLAHHFGKEFTPQVQAAYQKVVAGVANALAHKYH
- the LOC112607021 gene encoding hemoglobin subunit beta isoform X1, whose product is MKLVVRPWAGWYQGYKTCLRRQIEAGHVEIEKTLGLLIGTDSLCLLGYFPTLRLLVVYPWTQRFFDSFGDLSSPAAVMGNPKVKAHGKKVLGAFSDGLNHLDNLKGTFAQLSELHCDKLHVDPENFKLLGNVLVCVLAHHFGKEFTPQVQAAYQKVVAGVANALAHKYH